The nucleotide sequence GATCACTGTCAAGACGTTCTTTTGCAGCTTTTAGATCCAACTCATGTTCTTCGCTTGCCTTCTCCCAAGGAAGATCAGCCAACAGCTCCAGGTAAACTCGTGAACTGTTGTAACCGGGTTGCTGAGGTTGCATCTTTTTTAGTCGCCTGCATTAGGAAATGAAAAGGAAACTTACTAGTAATAAATTATGTCCTCAGTTGGTCCACACTCACACAACTATCAGCTATTGTCCTCTAGCACAGTATACCTCAATTCCCTTTGAGCATGCTTCCATATGTTTGATGGCATTCCGGCAGCTTGCATCTTTCTTTCAAGTGCAGctacatcatcttcatcatcatcattgtcgCCAAGCTCCTCTTTAATAGCTCTCATCTGCAGAAACCATTTTCAATTCTCAAGTCATACCTCTGAAGGAGAACACCCTCTCAAATTGACAACAAGAGCcagaagaaaccaaacctgCTGGCGCAAGAGATACTCCTTCTGTGACTTTGACAACTGGCCTTCCACCTTCTGAGTAATCTTCTCTGCCACGCGAATTGACTGCCACAAGTAAACATCAAAATGACTTCAAAATGCCTAAGGGAAAAGTGAGGACAGATATAAGAATATGACAATCAATAGCTAACCTGCAAATGCCGATCAACTAGTTCAGTAGCCTTTGAAAGTCTTACTTTCAGGTCAACTGAATCCAGCATAGATAGTTGCTCTTCGAAACTCATCTCAAAGCTAGCAACAAATATGTCTGCTAATTTCTGGATAGGAACTGTATCCAAAAGAACTTTTGTCCTTCCACcagttttttgtttctgaatcaAGAAGTAATGCATAAGTTACTAATTCAATCACGAATCATCCAGATTCCATGAGATGAAGATTATATAACTGCTCccatggaaagaaaaaaaaaatcccaaagaaGAATTTATTTCTTGATAACAGATACCTATAACTTCAGCGTTGTAATCTTGGAAACTCTAATGCTGAAGCACAAACGAAAATTTGAAGGAGGAACCAAAAACAGACAGCCGTTTAGTTTCACTAAAGTTACCTGCTCAAGCACAGAGACAAGCTCCATAGCTGTGGTTTTAAACTGGCGTGACAGTGCTACAAAATCTGAGTCTTGTTGCACTTGGTCCAACTCTGCAGATGGACAGAAAGGAACCAGCTAAAGACATCAAAGGACTACCATGTAGCCAAatgtaatagaaaaataaaatctcatgACCCAAACTGAAATtagccagaaaaaaaaaactatcaataCCAAACAAGCTCCAActcaaaattattatcttaaagAATCTTTAACCTCAAATAATTCTCATAAGCATaaacttttctatatattaGGCACAAACAGTACTATCTGCAGAGATCAAAGTGTCAGTGATCACAACAGAGGCAGGAAACTAATTAAGTGGGAAAAGAATATCTCTGTTGCATGTTGAAGCATCGGAATATATAGGTCCTTACCATATGATAAGACAcgaaattagagaaaaaattgaACACCAGTAGACAGTAGTCacataaaattagagaaaaagaaatgttATATCTTACCTGCCTTAGTCATCTCGAGTGATGTAATCCGCGCAACTGAATATGGTCCTCTTTTTCCAAGCTCTTGAACATTAAACCTGCTCAGACCTTCAAGGACAACCACATATGTAACTCTTCCACTTGGTTTCTCCACTCCTCTTGACAGATGCAGAGCCCGAGCTGCTACTCCCCTATATATTCGAAAAGTAAAACATCGCTCAGCACTTCATAAACTCTGGAAACACGGCATTCATATTACATTTACTTATAACATATTATGAAATCAAAGTCTAACATGAgcaaaaataaaccaaacctgGTGTGCCATTGAGCTTCATGCTGATCTTTAGCATCAGACTTCTGAGCATCTGTTGTACCAACTAGAAATTTCAAGCTCCTTTCTCCAGAATCACTTCCAGCACCTAGGTGCACAAGAAATCAATTCAACACAAGATACTCCTATCCTATCGAATCAAATTCATCCGGTTATCAAAATCATATCGCCAGTACCTGGATTAATCATCGTCCCAATTGAAGAACCCTCAGCATCATCACGAACTGGCAAAATGCCAATTAAacccttctcttctttctgcCATAATTCTTGCTCCACCAGTGTGACGCTAAATTAGAGAAACAAGTAACCAAATCGATTAGGGTAATCTAAATGTTGTGTAAGCTATAACGATCAATACCACACAAAATTAACCCTAACTCAACAGATTTTAGCACTATACGATCTTTTGCAACTGATTCGAACAAGTACAAACATGAAATTacctaaaacaaaaccaaagtccagaggaagacgaagaagaagaagaagaagaagaagggaatgaTCGAAGCATAAGAGAGTCGTGTGATACCTGCTATGAGAAGTACAACGGATGCGAATAATGGCGCCAGGTAAGAGAACCTTGTTCCTGAAAGGAAGAATCGCTAACCTACTCGGTAGCTCCACGGTTTCCGCCATTAACGTCTTCGAGAGAGAGATGGATTTGatcgtttcttctttctttatattataACACCGACTCTTTTCTTCGTCTAcattatatctttttttctcttttctttaaatacatattttaatgaaatttgtaTTTACGTCCTTATATTAATATCTTCTTTCAAACAATTACCATGACTatttatattctaaaattaagCCATATTCTTGAAATTAGTTTTTACTTTGCTAcattcaatagttcagattttattagtaaattGAAAAATGGTGAATTGAATCTtgtaaccaagaaaaaaaacataagacgactttttacaaaacttttaatttaggttcaatatttatataatattgtaaaacaaataatatttagacAAATaaccatttttcatttttaaaattcaaaattaggaTTGTCGCGACATTCATAATAAAAATTggtatattcaaattatttgaaCACACATACTCTGGTTATTAGTCCATTATATAAGTCCGacatgaataaaataattttattttctttaaaataattgatatctTTTTTGCTAAGATTAAATAGTTGTAGAATAtagaaaactttttatttttgttttacactaaatgatattttattactaaaatcttacctcatttaattaataaaatgtgtcTAATGTTATTTCGTAATAGTATAACTTGAACATGATTTtcagtttctattttttataaattttttattatttatctcaTGACTATCTAATCATTTTCATGTTGGGTTTAATCTGTTTGCAATTATGCTTTTTCTATAGTTCATAATTTTATGTctatttgttttatctcttataaatatatttttttagctttaaaagatttgtaacatatcgttgtgatttttttttaacatagtTTTTGGATATAgtacttttgttttgtgttagttttattttttatgatctTATCTTACCCTTATATTTCAGAAATTgtataatataacaaaaagaaaaagatttttgatgaaacaaaaaGCATTTTTCTAAATACATTACACCGATGTTTTGAACTTACTAAGGGGAAAAGAAAGTGTCGATCGAAAAGACGAgggatgaatttgatattttgaggAAATACCGATacttgatttaaaatattatcagTAATGAGTTCGTTCATAGCCGTTGGATCATTCGGATAAGATGGGAGAGACAAAACGAGTGGCATCAGGGGAGCGGGAGTATTGGGTCCCATTCTTGTAATAATGCCACGTGTCAGATAAAGATAAGGTAATAGCTGGGGGAACTCAAAAGTCTACGTGTTATATCCACAGCTACTCGCTACGGTCCATACCGTATTCCAAATACATATACGCGTCCAggtgtttattattattattatacttcttCTACAAAtacttgtaaaatattttttgtattttatcttcttcttttttttttgttctgtatgTATTGTACGTcactgatttattttttaaactttctttATTCGGAATAATTTGGATGACACCTTTGGGCTCCAGTTGGAGCTTCCGCCCTGGATTCAAATTCCCTTGGCCATCCAGAGACGCCTTAAGTGGTAAGAAAACGTAGATTTCTCGTGGGTCTCGTGGGATTAGTCTTTGGGCCTAGAAAGCCTTTAGGATCCCCacggttaacaaaaaaaaaaataataataataataataatttggatgACACGCTTGCATTACGTATGTAGCAtgtaaaaacagaaacaaaaaatgtgGAATTGTGGAAATATACAATATAGTCAAATGTTTTGCAacgaattttttcttttatgttgttTTCGTGGGCCTCTTGACcacaagagaaaataaaatataaaaaatatttgggcCTCTTTgtaacaaattaacaatgaGCTACCCGTTCATTGAACAGAGCCtgcattttt is from Camelina sativa cultivar DH55 chromosome 20, Cs, whole genome shotgun sequence and encodes:
- the LOC104772936 gene encoding lon protease homolog 2, peroxisomal-like encodes the protein MAETVELPSRLAILPFRNKVLLPGAIIRIRCTSHSSVTLVEQELWQKEEKGLIGILPVRDDAEGSSIGTMINPGAGSDSGERSLKFLVGTTDAQKSDAKDQHEAQWHTRGVAARALHLSRGVEKPSGRVTYVVVLEGLSRFNVQELGKRGPYSVARITSLEMTKAELDQVQQDSDFVALSRQFKTTAMELVSVLEQKQKTGGRTKVLLDTVPIQKLADIFVASFEMSFEEQLSMLDSVDLKVRLSKATELVDRHLQSIRVAEKITQKVEGQLSKSQKEYLLRQQMRAIKEELGDNDDDEDDVAALERKMQAAGMPSNIWKHAQRELRRLKKMQPQQPGYNSSRVYLELLADLPWEKASEEHELDLKAAKERLDSDHYGLAKVKQRIIEYLAVRKLKPDARGPVLCFVGPPGVGKTSLASSIAAALGRKFVRLSLGGVKDEADIRGHRRTYIGSMPGRLIDGLKVSGLFLEQHGLSSEFLKIPEAMVKNIIQRYTREAGVRSLERNLAAVARAAAVMVAEHEQTLPLSKDVQKLTSPLLNGRMAEGGEVEMEVIPMGVNDHEIEGTFQSPSAMVVDETMLEKILGVNLFLLCSLIKYLYHGIVRARASDFKLALAGDMNVLDGRDIHIHFPAGAVPKDGPSAGVTLVTALVSLFSQKRVRADTAMTGEMTLRGLVLPVGGIKDKILAAHRYGIKRVILPQRNSKDLVEVPAAVLSSLEVILAKRMEDVLENAFEGGCPWRNNHSKL